A stretch of Miscanthus floridulus cultivar M001 chromosome 13, ASM1932011v1, whole genome shotgun sequence DNA encodes these proteins:
- the LOC136500409 gene encoding myb-related protein Zm38-like — protein sequence MGRSPCCEKAHTNKGAWTKEEDDRLVAYIRAHGEGCWRSLPKAAGLLRCGKSCRLRWINYLRPNLKRGNFTADEDDLIIKLHSLLGNKWSLIAARLPGRTDNEIKNYWNTHIRRKLLGRGIDPVTHRPIADAGAGAVTTISFQPNPNAAAAAAAQAPQHQPIKAEATAVKAPRCPDLNLDLCISPPCQQQEEDEEDEELDLKPAVVVKREVLQAGHGGGLCFGCSLGIQKGAPGCSCSSSSNRHNFLGLRAGMLDFRGLEMK from the exons ATGGGGCGGTCGCCGTGCTGCGAGAAGGCGCACACGAACAAGGGCGCGTGGACCAAGGAGGAGGACGACCGCCTGGTGGCCTACATCCGCGCGCACGGCGAAGGGTGCTGGCGGTCCCTGCCCAAGGCGGCGGGCCTGCTGCGCTGCGGCAAGAGCTGCCGCCTCCGCTGGATCAACTACCTCCGCCCCAACCTCAAACGCGGCAACTTCACCGCCGACGAGGACGACCTCATCATCAAGCTGCACAGCCTCCTTGGGAACAA GTGGTCGCTCATCGCCGCGCGGCTCCCGGGGCGGACGGACAACGAGATCAAGAACTACTGGAACACGCACATCCGGCGGAAGCTGCTTGGCAGGGGCATCGACCCCGTCACGCACCGCCCCATCGCCGACGCGGGCGCCGGCGCCGTCACCACCATCTCGTTCCAGCCCAaccccaacgccgccgccgccgcagcagcgcaGGCGCCACAGCATCAGCCGatcaaggcggaggcgacggccGTCAAGGCTCCCAGGTGCCCCGACCTCAACctcgacctctgcatcagcccgCCGTGCCAACagcaggaggaggacgaggaagacgaGGAGCTGGACCTCAAGCCCGCCGTCGTCGTCAAGCGGGAGGTGCTGCAGGCCGGCCACGGCGGGGGCCTCTGCTTCGGGTGCAGCCTGGGCATCCAGAAGGGCGCGCCAGGgtgcagctgcagcagcagcagcaacaggcacAACTTCTTGGGGCTCAGGGCCGGCATGCTCGACTTCAGAGGCCTCGAGATGAAGTGA